A stretch of the Actinoalloteichus fjordicus genome encodes the following:
- a CDS encoding FAD/NAD(P)-binding protein, which produces MRIAVIGAGPRGLSVLERVVSHTRLPGPATELLLIEPGEPGVGVHDVKQPDYLLLNTIAAQLTIFSDEHMTPGAPVTTGPSLHEWCLTRHGPVRFDDYLPRRLLGEYLQWAVRDLLARVPPRLTVRHLPAVARDVRQAGSGAVVTLADGTTHEVDLAVVTTGHGLAAAEPAAGGALVATPYPLPARVEGIAEGATVALRGSGLTAMDVIAGLTVGRGGVFGQDGYTPSGREPHIVLANRTGLLPCARPRASRGRLPAPATHLTPAAITRLRERVPGGLLDFRRDVEPLIRREALARLAAPGPPTYAEIAAVDRALSPVPGTWATYAEYRDATLALARADLAEAERGLGVSPVKEALEVLRDHRESLRVVVDPPGLTEESHRYFLDEYVPLVNRVVIGPQKERLHELLALTAAGIVTLGPGPGAVVARAGDRWALTSTGLGEPRRVEVDAVVRANLTWPAPDDEKDPVGSALRTWVAAGDDRSRRLTLDRDGYVIRRDGEPCTAIAVFGPPAEGASYYNHYVPSPGRWSRALTDLDRVLVPVLSAKEAAMRAAP; this is translated from the coding sequence ATGCGCATCGCGGTCATCGGGGCAGGCCCGCGCGGCCTGTCGGTGCTGGAACGGGTCGTCAGCCACACCAGGCTGCCCGGTCCGGCGACGGAGCTGCTGCTCATCGAGCCGGGCGAGCCGGGGGTGGGCGTGCACGACGTCAAGCAGCCGGACTACCTGCTGCTCAACACCATCGCCGCCCAGCTCACGATCTTCTCCGACGAGCACATGACGCCGGGCGCACCGGTCACCACCGGGCCGAGCCTGCACGAATGGTGCCTGACCCGGCACGGGCCGGTGCGGTTCGACGACTACCTGCCGCGCAGGCTGCTCGGCGAGTACCTCCAGTGGGCGGTGCGCGACCTGCTGGCGCGGGTGCCGCCCCGGCTGACGGTGCGGCACCTCCCGGCGGTCGCCCGCGACGTGCGGCAGGCGGGGTCCGGCGCGGTGGTGACGTTGGCGGACGGCACCACGCACGAGGTGGACCTGGCCGTCGTGACCACCGGGCACGGCCTGGCCGCCGCCGAGCCCGCTGCGGGCGGTGCCCTCGTGGCGACGCCCTACCCGCTGCCCGCGCGGGTCGAGGGCATCGCCGAGGGCGCGACGGTCGCGCTGCGGGGCTCCGGCCTGACGGCCATGGACGTGATCGCCGGGCTCACGGTGGGGCGAGGCGGTGTCTTCGGCCAGGACGGCTACACCCCCTCGGGCCGGGAGCCGCACATCGTGCTGGCCAACCGGACGGGCCTCCTGCCGTGCGCCCGGCCGCGCGCGAGTCGGGGGCGCCTCCCGGCACCCGCAACGCACCTCACCCCGGCCGCGATCACGAGACTGCGGGAGCGGGTGCCCGGCGGCCTGCTGGACTTCCGCCGCGACGTGGAACCGCTGATCCGGCGCGAGGCCCTCGCCCGGCTGGCGGCGCCGGGCCCGCCGACCTACGCGGAGATCGCGGCGGTCGACCGGGCGTTGTCGCCGGTGCCCGGCACCTGGGCGACCTATGCGGAGTACCGCGACGCGACGCTGGCGCTGGCCCGCGCCGACCTGGCCGAGGCGGAGCGGGGCCTCGGCGTCAGCCCGGTCAAGGAGGCACTGGAGGTGCTCCGCGACCACCGGGAGAGCCTCCGGGTCGTCGTCGACCCGCCGGGCCTGACCGAGGAGTCGCACCGGTACTTCCTGGACGAGTACGTGCCCCTGGTCAACCGCGTGGTGATCGGCCCGCAGAAGGAACGCCTCCACGAACTGCTGGCGTTGACGGCGGCCGGCATCGTCACCCTGGGGCCCGGGCCGGGGGCCGTGGTTGCGCGGGCGGGCGACCGGTGGGCGCTGACGTCCACCGGGCTGGGCGAACCGCGCCGCGTCGAGGTCGACGCCGTCGTGCGGGCCAACCTGACCTGGCCTGCGCCCGACGACGAGAAGGACCCCGTCGGTTCGGCGCTGCGGACGTGGGTCGCGGCGGGCGACGACCGATCGCGGCGTCTGACCCTGGACCGGGACGGATACGTGATCCGGCGGGACGGCGAGCCGTGCACCGCGATCGCCGTGTTCGGGCCGCCCGCAGAAGGCGCCAGCTACTACAACCACTACGTGCCGTCTCCCGGCAGGTGGTCTCGGGCCCTCACCGATCTCGACCGCGTGCTGGTCCCGGTGCTCAGCGCGAAGGAGGCGGCGATGCGCGCGGCTCCCTGA
- a CDS encoding carbamoyltransferase C-terminal domain-containing protein, whose translation MLILSLKEGHDGGITAIEDGRLLFALEAEKDNYPRYDRLTGEVMARAAGLLDRVPDVVALGGWVKGFHSVEPPSRTGYFGVGDGSTSDEEGTFFGKKVRYFSSTHERSHIYTSLGMAPRATGQAYYSLVWEGNIGDFYRIDEQGRPTHLKHVLADPGNKYAYLFALADPSFPVGTGLFRYNDAGKQMALTAFAEQGPTTAEEKETIDFILRQQQIILNLSKDEMSWSHVYDKGVESQEYRNIAAKHSQAIFDMFYDYASEHMKEGLPLLISGGCGLNCDWNAQWRESGLFESVFVPPCPNDSGSALGTGIDAQWYYTGDATIEWSVYSGEEFVEDVQPDLAKYEVRPLVPAEVARYVEQGNIIGWAAGRYEMGPRALGNRSILAAPFTEETTARLNAIKRREGYRPIAPIALESDAHRWFAGSVVDPYMLFFNRVTSDRLKAVTHVDGSARTQTVTRERNGRIVDVLEAFRDITGFSVLCNTSLNNNGRGFINRTSDLLAYGEKHGLDGYVVNDVFVTPRRA comes from the coding sequence ATGCTGATTCTCTCGCTCAAAGAGGGGCACGACGGAGGAATCACGGCCATCGAGGACGGCAGACTGCTGTTCGCCCTGGAGGCCGAGAAGGACAACTACCCGCGCTACGACCGGCTGACCGGGGAGGTCATGGCGCGCGCGGCCGGACTGCTCGACCGGGTGCCCGACGTCGTGGCCCTGGGTGGCTGGGTCAAGGGCTTCCACTCCGTGGAGCCGCCGTCCAGGACCGGCTACTTCGGCGTCGGCGACGGGTCGACCTCGGACGAGGAGGGCACCTTCTTCGGGAAGAAGGTGCGCTACTTCTCCTCCACCCACGAGCGATCGCACATCTACACCTCGCTGGGCATGGCCCCGCGAGCCACCGGGCAGGCCTACTACTCGCTGGTGTGGGAGGGGAACATCGGCGACTTCTACCGCATCGACGAGCAGGGCAGGCCGACGCACCTCAAGCACGTGCTCGCCGACCCCGGCAACAAGTACGCCTACCTGTTCGCCCTGGCCGACCCGAGCTTTCCCGTGGGCACCGGTCTGTTCCGCTACAACGACGCGGGCAAGCAGATGGCGTTGACCGCCTTCGCCGAGCAGGGCCCGACGACCGCCGAAGAGAAGGAGACCATCGACTTCATCCTGCGACAGCAGCAGATCATCCTGAATCTGTCCAAGGACGAGATGTCCTGGTCGCACGTCTACGACAAGGGCGTCGAGTCGCAGGAGTACCGCAACATCGCGGCCAAGCACTCGCAGGCGATCTTCGACATGTTCTACGACTACGCCTCGGAGCACATGAAGGAGGGCCTGCCGCTGCTGATCTCCGGCGGCTGCGGCCTGAACTGCGACTGGAACGCCCAGTGGCGGGAGAGCGGCCTGTTCGAGTCGGTGTTCGTTCCGCCGTGCCCGAACGACAGCGGCTCCGCGCTGGGCACCGGCATCGACGCCCAGTGGTACTACACCGGTGACGCGACCATCGAGTGGTCGGTCTACTCGGGTGAGGAGTTCGTCGAGGACGTCCAGCCGGACCTGGCGAAGTACGAGGTGCGCCCCCTGGTGCCCGCCGAGGTCGCCCGCTACGTCGAACAGGGCAACATCATCGGCTGGGCCGCGGGCCGGTACGAGATGGGCCCGCGTGCGCTGGGCAACCGGTCGATCCTCGCGGCGCCGTTCACCGAGGAGACGACGGCGCGGCTCAACGCGATCAAGCGTCGGGAGGGGTATCGCCCCATCGCCCCCATCGCGCTGGAGTCCGACGCGCACCGGTGGTTCGCGGGCTCGGTCGTCGACCCGTACATGCTCTTCTTCAACCGGGTGACCAGCGATCGGCTCAAGGCCGTCACGCACGTGGACGGCAGCGCCCGCACGCAGACGGTCACCCGAGAGCGCAACGGTCGCATCGTCGACGTGTTGGAGGCGTTCCGCGACATCACCGGTTTCAGCGTCCTGTGCAACACCTCGCTGAACAACAACGGACGCGGATTCATCAATCGCACCAGCGACCTGCTCGCCTACGGCGAGAAGCACGGCTTGGACGGCTACGTCGTCAACGACGTGTTCGTGACGCCGCGCAGGGCGTGA
- a CDS encoding non-ribosomal peptide synthetase, with protein MTTSTHSVTQAPLSFGQEQLWFLDQLTPGLTTYNILLAARLRGPLDVPVLQRCLSIVVERHEALRVTIRSSEGTPYQVLTAPSEVALEVEAHPGLADDGRERAIEAALEEMSTTPFDLENGPLYRYRVLAFAEDDHVLLQNVHHIITDGWSSGIVNAELAEAYRALTEGREPAFDGPGSRFTESARAQREHMHGETLDEELAFWAERLGDLPTLEFPTDRPRPPAPTRRAHSITRHLPDELLIAARRLAEEHGVSLYMVLVSALNVVLSRYTGQEDVPVGVPMLGRVDPEEETVVGLFVNMVVLRSDLSGDPTFAELLARTMEANFDLYEHQEVPFHLVVDRVQPVRVPGRNPLFQVSMQLLGDANSGGALDLPGIEAEPISLASTGSRFDMAIDFVESGDSLRAVVEYSTDLFDQWRIEALLDHIGSVVTAASGDSSQPLSRLPVVTPAERVELMEWGRGEAAEYSELPLHVAFAEVARATPDAVAVVCRGAELTYGELDRRGDLLARHLRTLGVTHGQVVAIVIDRDLDAYVAMLGVLKAGGAFAMMDPKVPAGRLDFMIRDTAAPVVISRAALADRLPEADGWATVLIDADWAAVEHTPADEPLPDATTRESLAYVLYTSGSTGTPKGVMIAHRAVSFFCEAYRRTFDLGPQDRLLQLPALNFDMSQGEIWTAFLVGARIVAVSPDDAQSPEALTALLRDQRVTYAGLPPAMQSVMEPEPYPDLKYVMGGAEVLPPELVNKWNLPGRKYLNLYGPTECAIGQTEYHVEQIEWTTPPPIGRPQLNRQVYVVDRFDNLVPKGVNGELLIGGAEGGLSRGYLNQPAMTAEKFVTDPFDPDSTVYRSGDLVRWSEHGQIEFLGRIDNQVKLRGLRVELGEIETALQGHPGVLRAVVLMRPDRRGENRLVGYHTSVAEPPSSSALRDHLAESLPDYMVPTAWVALDRFPMNNDGWKINRNALPDPVDEDGDRELAEPQTDTEIEVAKRFAEVLGVERIGRNDSIFDIGGNSLQALRLVSRINKTFKIRITVRLLYGNATVGAISQTIDDLVRARTNG; from the coding sequence ATGACCACGTCCACGCACTCCGTCACCCAGGCACCGCTGTCCTTCGGTCAGGAACAACTGTGGTTCCTCGACCAGCTCACCCCGGGCCTGACGACCTACAACATCCTGCTCGCGGCCCGGCTGCGCGGACCGCTGGACGTGCCGGTGCTGCAGAGATGCCTGAGCATCGTGGTCGAGCGGCACGAGGCGTTACGGGTCACCATCCGCTCCTCGGAGGGCACGCCGTACCAGGTCCTCACCGCGCCGTCGGAGGTGGCGCTGGAGGTCGAGGCGCATCCCGGCCTGGCCGACGACGGGCGTGAGCGGGCGATCGAGGCCGCGCTGGAGGAGATGTCCACCACGCCGTTCGATCTGGAGAACGGACCGCTGTACCGCTACCGCGTCCTCGCGTTCGCCGAGGACGACCACGTGCTGCTGCAGAACGTGCATCACATCATCACCGACGGCTGGTCGTCCGGAATCGTCAACGCCGAGCTGGCCGAGGCGTATCGGGCGCTCACCGAGGGGCGCGAGCCCGCGTTCGACGGGCCGGGCTCGCGGTTCACCGAGTCCGCGCGGGCACAGCGCGAACACATGCACGGCGAGACGCTGGACGAGGAGCTGGCGTTCTGGGCGGAGCGGCTGGGGGACCTCCCGACCCTGGAGTTCCCCACCGACCGGCCACGCCCGCCCGCACCGACCAGGCGGGCGCACTCGATCACCCGGCACCTGCCGGACGAACTGCTGATCGCGGCCCGCAGGCTGGCCGAGGAGCACGGCGTCTCGCTCTACATGGTGCTGGTCTCCGCGCTGAACGTGGTGCTCAGCCGCTACACGGGCCAGGAGGACGTCCCCGTCGGCGTGCCGATGCTGGGCCGGGTCGACCCCGAGGAGGAGACGGTCGTCGGCCTGTTCGTCAACATGGTGGTGCTGCGCTCCGACCTGTCGGGCGACCCGACCTTCGCCGAGCTGCTCGCTCGCACCATGGAGGCGAACTTCGACCTCTACGAGCATCAGGAGGTGCCGTTCCACCTGGTGGTGGACCGGGTGCAGCCGGTAAGGGTGCCCGGCCGCAACCCGCTGTTCCAGGTCTCCATGCAGCTGCTCGGCGACGCGAACTCCGGCGGTGCGCTGGACCTGCCCGGCATCGAGGCCGAGCCGATCTCGCTGGCCTCGACCGGCTCCCGGTTCGACATGGCGATCGACTTCGTGGAGTCCGGCGACTCGCTGCGCGCGGTCGTGGAGTATTCCACCGACCTGTTCGACCAGTGGCGGATCGAGGCGCTGCTCGACCACATCGGGTCGGTCGTGACGGCGGCGTCCGGCGACTCGTCGCAGCCGCTGTCCAGGCTGCCCGTGGTGACCCCGGCGGAGCGGGTCGAGCTGATGGAGTGGGGGCGCGGCGAGGCGGCCGAGTACTCCGAGCTGCCGCTGCACGTGGCCTTCGCCGAGGTCGCGCGGGCCACGCCGGACGCGGTGGCGGTGGTGTGCCGAGGCGCGGAGCTGACCTACGGGGAGCTGGACCGGCGCGGCGACCTGCTCGCCCGGCATCTGCGGACGCTGGGCGTGACGCACGGCCAGGTGGTGGCGATCGTCATCGACCGCGACCTGGACGCCTACGTGGCGATGCTCGGCGTGCTGAAGGCGGGCGGCGCGTTCGCCATGATGGACCCGAAGGTGCCTGCAGGCCGCCTCGACTTCATGATCCGCGACACCGCCGCGCCGGTCGTGATCAGCCGCGCCGCCCTCGCCGACCGGCTGCCCGAGGCCGACGGGTGGGCGACGGTCCTGATCGACGCCGACTGGGCGGCCGTCGAGCACACCCCGGCCGACGAGCCGCTGCCGGACGCCACCACTCGGGAGTCGCTGGCCTACGTGCTCTACACCTCCGGCTCCACCGGCACCCCCAAGGGCGTCATGATCGCCCACCGGGCGGTGTCCTTCTTCTGCGAGGCCTACCGGCGAACGTTCGACCTCGGCCCGCAGGACCGGCTGCTCCAGCTGCCTGCACTGAACTTCGACATGTCGCAGGGCGAGATCTGGACGGCGTTCCTCGTCGGGGCGCGGATCGTCGCCGTCTCGCCCGACGACGCCCAGTCGCCGGAGGCGTTGACGGCGCTCCTGCGTGACCAGCGGGTCACCTACGCGGGCCTGCCGCCCGCGATGCAGTCGGTGATGGAACCCGAGCCGTATCCGGACCTGAAGTACGTCATGGGCGGTGCGGAGGTGCTGCCGCCGGAACTGGTCAACAAGTGGAACCTGCCCGGCCGCAAGTACCTCAACCTGTACGGCCCCACCGAGTGCGCGATCGGCCAGACGGAGTACCACGTCGAGCAGATCGAGTGGACGACGCCGCCGCCGATCGGCCGCCCGCAGCTCAACCGGCAGGTCTACGTCGTCGACCGGTTCGACAACCTCGTGCCCAAGGGCGTGAACGGCGAACTGCTCATCGGCGGCGCCGAGGGCGGTCTCTCGCGTGGCTACCTCAACCAGCCTGCGATGACCGCCGAGAAGTTCGTCACCGACCCCTTCGACCCCGACAGCACGGTCTACCGCAGCGGGGACCTGGTGCGGTGGAGCGAGCACGGCCAGATCGAGTTCCTCGGCCGCATCGACAACCAGGTGAAGCTGCGCGGCCTGCGCGTCGAGCTCGGCGAGATCGAGACCGCGTTGCAGGGCCATCCCGGCGTGCTGCGCGCCGTGGTGCTCATGCGCCCGGACCGACGCGGCGAGAACCGGCTGGTCGGCTACCACACGTCGGTGGCCGAGCCGCCGTCGTCCTCGGCACTGCGCGACCACCTCGCGGAGTCGCTGCCGGACTACATGGTGCCCACCGCCTGGGTGGCGCTGGACCGCTTCCCGATGAACAACGACGGGTGGAAGATCAATCGCAACGCGCTGCCGGACCCGGTCGACGAGGACGGCGACCGCGAACTGGCCGAGCCGCAGACCGACACCGAGATCGAGGTGGCGAAGCGGTTCGCCGAAGTGCTGGGCGTCGAGCGCATCGGCCGCAACGACAGCATCTTCGACATCGGCGGCAACTCGTTGCAGGCCCTGCGCCTGGTGAGCCGGATCAACAAGACCTTCAAGATCCGGATCACCGTGCGGTTGCTGTACGGCAACGCCACCGTCGGCGCGATCTCGCAGACCATCGACGACCTGGTGCGGGCGCGGACGAATGGCTGA